The following are from one region of the Aspergillus chevalieri M1 DNA, chromosome 1, nearly complete sequence genome:
- a CDS encoding uncharacterized protein (COG:S;~EggNog:ENOG410PWXV;~InterPro:IPR016035,IPR002641;~PFAM:PF01734;~go_process: GO:0006629 - lipid metabolic process [Evidence IEA]): MAIAEKKLNLLSLDGGGIRGLSSLYILKHVMESINPECPPKPCEYFDMIAGTSTGGLIAIMLGRLKMDVNECIDAYNTLATQAFTRKAYLPITIAGQVKERFDSKQLEAALKKAIADRLHDQDALLKDPDTSCRVVLCATRGGTSTTATLRSYRNERECSELYNTVKIWEAGRATSAASSFFDPITIGPNGQQFFDGATGANNPIRHLWMEAKDIWSDAPLEDQIGSIVSIGTGVPQMTRYETKGIAGLKTLKACVTETGYTEEEFALEHSDLVANNQYFRFNVPGGLAEIGLEKVAKIDLIVGITEKHLAENVVRERVKACAGSLSKSKGHSISKRPSSKASAWEVTGLVRAQVQNHKESYELEHITRNTHAQEQTQTTDVRQPCSRNKKFFGLFGNKKTR; the protein is encoded by the exons ATGGCAATTGCAGAAAAGAAGCTCAATCTCCTCAGCCTTGACGGTGGAGGCATTCGTGGCCTCTCGTCCCTCTACATCCTGAAACATGTCATGGAATCGATCAATCCTGAATGCCCCCCGAAGCCGTGCGAATACTTCGACATGATTGCCGGAACAAGTACCGGAGG CCTAATTGCCATCATGCTCGGCCGCCTAAAAATGGACGTCAACGAATGCATCGACGCATACAACACCCTCGCAACCCAAGCCTTCACCCGAAAAGCCTACCTGCCCATTACCATAGCCGGTCAAGTCAAAGAGCGATTCGACAGCAAGCAACTAGAAGCCGCCCTCAAAAAAGCCATAGCAGACAGACTCCATGACCAAGACGCACTCTTGAAAGACCCCGACACCTCATGCAGAGTTGTTCTCTGTGCCACCCGAGGAGGAACGAGCACAACAGCTACCTTGCGGAGTTATCGCAATGAGCGGGAGTGCTCTGAGTTGTATAACACTGTGAAGATCTGGGAAGCTGGTCGTGCTACGTCTGCGGCGTCTTCGTTTTTCGATCCGATAACGATTGGTCCGAATGGACAGCAGTTCTTTGATGGTGCGACGGGGGCTAATAATCCAATTCGGCATTTATGGATGGAAGCTAAAGATATCTGGTCTGATGCGCCTTTGGAAGATCAGATTGGTAGTATAGTGTCTATTGGAACCGGTGTTCCTCAGATGACGAGATACGAAACGAAGGGAATAGCTGGTCTCAAGACGCTGAAAGCTTGTGTCACGGAGACGGGATATACAGAAGAGGAGTTTGCACTCGAGCACTCGGATCTCGTTGCGAATAATCAGTACTTTCGTTTCAACGTTCCTGGCGGACTTGCGGAGATTGGGCTTGAGAAAGTGGCCAAGATCGATCTTATTGTTGGCATTACGGAGAAACACCTCGCGGAAAATGTCGTTCGGGAACGAGTGAAGGCTTGCGCGGGTTCACTTAGCAAGAGTAAGGGCCATTCAATCTCGAAACGACCTTCATCAAAAGCTTCCGCTTGGGAAGTTACGGGGTTAGTGCGGGCTCAAGTGCaaa ACCACAAAGAGAGCTACGAACTCGAGCACATCACGCGCAACACCCACGCACAGGAACAAACACAAACAACTGATGTCCGTCAGCCATGTTCCCGAAATAAGAAATTCTTCGGTCTATTCGGAAACAAGAAAACCCGGTAG
- a CDS encoding SDR family oxidoreductase (COG:Q;~EggNog:ENOG410PKZK;~InterPro:IPR002347,IPR036291,IPR020904;~PFAM:PF00106,PF13561,PF08659;~go_function: GO:0016491 - oxidoreductase activity [Evidence IEA];~go_process: GO:0055114 - oxidation-reduction process [Evidence IEA]), with translation MVLHQPENKHVFKAFDLSGKVAAVTGGARGIGLEVSRALAEAGADVALIYNTSKTASDTAASIASENNVKTAAYKADVGNQEDIEKAVQQIATDFGRLDIIVVNSGITSSIAAEDYSAEQWRDIMKVNLDGAFYTAQAAARIFKKQGYGNVIFTASVSATLVNVPQKQAAYNASKAGVVQMAKCLSVEWVDFCRVNCISPGFIATDILDIHPQEWKEKWFDMIPAKRMAQSYELKGAYVFCASDASSYMTGADLVIDGGYTLP, from the exons ATGGTCCTCCATCAACCTGAAAACAAACACGTCTTTAAGGCATTTGACCTGAGTGGCAAGGTTGCTGCTGTTACGG GCGGTGCTCGTGGTATCGGCCTTGAAGTTTCGAGAGCGTTGGCAGAAGCTGGTGCCGAT GTTGCTCTAATCTACAACACATCCAAAACCGCCTCAGACACCGCCGCATCAATCGCATCCGAGAACAACGTCAAAACAGCCGCATACAAAGCCGACGTCGGAAACCAAGAGGACATCGAAAAAGCCGTCCAACAGATTGCCACAGATTTCGGAAGATTGGACATCATCGTTGTCAACTCGGGTATCACGTCCAGCATCGCGGCGGAGGATTACTCTGCGGAACAATGGAGGGATATAATGAAGGTCAATCTTGATGGCGCTTTTTATACTGCTCAGGCTGCGGCACGGATTTTCAAGAAACAGGGATATGGGAATGTTATTTTCACGGCGTCTGTTAGCGCGACGTTGGTGAATGTTCCGCAGAAGCAAGCTGCGTACAACGCGTCGAAGGCTGGTGTTGTGCAGATGGCTAAGTGTTTGTCTGTTGAATGGGTCGACTTTTGTCGTGTTAATTGTATCTCGCCTGGTTTTATCGCCACTGATATCCTGGATATTCACCCTCAGGAGTGGAAGGAGAAGTGGTTTGATATGATTCCGGCAAAACGGATGGCGCAGTCATATGAATTGAAAGGG GCTTATGTGTTCTGTGCATCCGATGCTTCGAGCTATATGACCGGTGCGGATCTTGTTATTGACGGTGGATATACACTGCCGTAG
- a CDS encoding uncharacterized protein (InterPro:IPR025951;~PFAM:PF14231), producing the protein MTIPFPILPLDYHRSRSIRRFTPSRKFLAFTTTAASKKIDPAQLAAVFDQLLPVAPETLTRGSGEWRGIALNTGHKFMEQLESLHWRGAVFRSTEDVEPVAIDKADGEKATTDFGGACVRLLSPLPNYAIEM; encoded by the coding sequence ATGACAATCCCATTCCCCATTCTCCCTCTCGACTACCACCGCTCCCGCTCCATCCGCCGCTTCACTCCCTCCCGCAAATTCCTCGCCTTCACCACAACCGCCGCCTCCAAGAAAATCGACCCTGCGCAGCTCGCCGCTGTCTTCGACCAACTCCTCCCCGTCGCCCCTGAGACATTGACCCGCGGATCCGGAGAATGGCGCGGCATTGCGCTGAACACGGGACACAAGTTCATGGAGCAATTGGAGAGCTTGCACTGGCGGGGTGCGGTGTTCAGATCGACGGAGGACGTTGAGCCTGTCGCTATCGACAAGGCTGATGGTGAAAAAGCTACTACTGATTTTGGGGGTGCTTGCGTACGTCTCCTCTCCCCTCTCCCTAACTATGCAATTGAAATGTAA
- the LAC9_1 gene encoding lactose regulatory protein lac9 and GAL4-like protein (COG:K;~EggNog:ENOG410PIUD;~InterPro:IPR036864,IPR007219,IPR001138;~PFAM:PF00172,PF04082;~TransMembrane:1 (o622-639i);~go_function: GO:0000981 - DNA-binding transcription factor activity, RNA polymerase II-specific [Evidence IEA];~go_function: GO:0003677 - DNA binding [Evidence IEA];~go_function: GO:0008270 - zinc ion binding [Evidence IEA];~go_process: GO:0006351 - transcription, DNA-templated [Evidence IEA];~go_process: GO:0006355 - regulation of transcription, DNA-templated [Evidence IEA]): MDTTRTDNVRRTAELACHECRRRKSKCNRIIPSCLLCSKFGRRCVYERQIKTPLTRRHLTEVEEELARTKILLRQLQSGRQDAGPGYAECGSDSQGIRSPNCDMREKSYGTLVSPVVAPSRQVSTADETDGAIDRTDNRPPPERNPARNYKTPSQVNTRTSSSGPTATSPNRPIISPASRRTPYCRTNGCPRESETHSVTTSGLSLEAPPSSGSFEWDERTGKASGDRFVDGMASLTSRSNEGGYLGVASGAALLRMTDSRSTEEVDTYCHQQQEPKPPVSFVLTSLSQLEPFVDAYFQLYHCSYPIVHEATFRAQFMEVVPRPSTNAWQVLLFVIAAIGAFTTATHPTDVDIGLFEAAKARLSIDVLETGNLLLVQALTLISNYLQKRNKPNSGYNYMGLARRIAMGIGLHKEFPAWEANLLTIEMRRRCWYCLYIFDVGGIITFSRPFDFPNDGIDVELPMNVHDSDITAGSKQRPSPAPETTIYTHLRAQSTFHLATSPIYARIISSPFPSATSLVEMDDQLIGGWLASLPPFFAQDAPQKPKFRLCHSILRWRYRNFRILMFRPFLVSRLMIRPSEGIQDNDPYVDVAVQRCLDAARESVDLICTFWIEDSKNMMACWYGLYFLFQAILIPVICLRNDPQSPLVVSWRDQISKAMPVLESMGQLNPTALRCLGVIRSLCGTYLDPSMDGLGRPTEESPQTQLASLYPLMWPTLEMAQLDGVDSILQESTIMDFMNQLPGLE; encoded by the exons ATGGACACAACGCGAACAGATAATGTCCGGCGCACAGCAGAACTAGCATGCCACGAATGTCGGCGCCGGAAATCTAAA TGCAATCGGATTATTCCCTCGTGTCTGCTATGCAGCAAGTTTGGTCGGCGATGTGTCTATGAAAGACAGATCAAGACGCCTCTTACTAGAAGGCATTTGACGGAAGTGGAAGAGGAGCTTGCGCGGACGAAGATTCTATTGCGGCAATTACAGTCCGGAAGGCAGGATGCAGGTCCCGGTTATGCTGAGTGTGGTTCTGACTCACAAGGTATTCGATCGCCTAATTGTGACATGCGTGAGAAAAGTTATGGTACTTTAGTGTCGCCGGTGGTTGCGCCTAGTAGGCAGGTCTCGACCGCAGACGAAACAGACGGTGCTATTGATAGAACAGATAATCGGCCACCACCTGAAAGAAATCCGGCACGAAATTATAAGACTCCATCACAGGTCAATACTCGAACAAGCTCAAGTGGACCCACGGCTACTAGCCCTAACCGACCCATTATCTCTCCGGCCTCGCGCAGAACACCATATTGTCGGACAAACGGTTGTCCCCGCGAGTCAGAGACGCATTCTGTTACTACATCCGGACTGTCTTTGGAAGCGCCACCCTCGTCTGGTAGCTTTGAATGGGATGAACGAACTGGTAAAGCCAGCGGTGACAGATTTGTCGATGGGATGGCCAGTTTGACAAGTCGCTCAAATGAAGGGGGCTACCTTG GAGTCGCGTCAGGTGCTGCTCTACTTCGAATGACCGATTCTCGATCTACCGAAGAAGTCGATACATACTGCCATCAACAGCAAGAGCCCAAACCTCCCGTATCTTTTGTATTGACTTCACTATCCCAGCTCGAGCCGTTTGTTGATGCATACTTCCAACTTTATCATTGCTCATATCCAATTGTGCATGAAGCTACTTTCCGTGCTCAGTTCATGGAGGTCGTCCCTAGACCCAGTACCAATGCTTGGCAAGTACTGCTTTTCGTGATCGCCGCTATAGGCGCTTTCACAACAGCCACGCACCCTACCGATGTTGACATTGGACTGTTCGAGGCAGCCAAAGCACGATTGTCAATTGATGTTCTGGAAACAGGGAATTTGCTTCTTGTCCAAGCTCTAACATTAATATCCAACTACCtgcagaaaagaaacaagccAAACTCGGGGTATAACTACATGGGTCTCGCCAGACGTATTGCGATGGGGATTGGCCTTCACAAAGAGTTCCCGGCGTGGGAGGCGAATTTGCTAACTATCGAGATGCGTCGGCGCTGTTGGTATTGCTTGTACATATTTGACGTGGGAGGAATTATCACGTTTTCCAGGCCATTCGACTTTCCCAATGATGGAATTGACGTTGAATTGCCGATGAACGTGCATGACAGT GACATCACGGCTGGTTCGAAACAACGCCCGAGCCCAGCACCAGAAACGACTATTTACACCCACCTACGAGCCCAGTCAACATTCCATCTTGCAACTAGCCCAATTTACGCTCGAATCATCTCCTCTCCATTCCCGTCCGCGACCAGCTTGGTCGAAATGGACGACCAATTGATCGGTGGTTGGCTGGCAAGCTTGCCGCCATTCTTCGCCCAAGACGCACCACAGAAGCCCAAGTTCCGACTGTGTCATTCCATTCTACGATGGCGATACCGCAACTTTCGCATCCTCATGTTCCGTCCATTCCTGGTGAGCAGGCTTATGATACGGCCATCAGAAGGCATCCAAGACAACGATCCGTATGTCGACGTTGCTGTCCAACGGTGTCTCGATGCAGCCCGCGAATCTGTCGACCTCATCTGCACATTCTGGATAGAAGACTCAAAAAACATGATGGCCTGCTGGTACGGCCTATACTTCCTATTCCAAGCAATCCTAATCCCAGTGATATGTCTGCGAAACGATCCCCAAAGCCCGCTGGTCGTGAGCTGGCGAGACCAAATATCCAAGGCAATGCCTGTCCTCGAGTCAATGGGACAGCTTAATCCCACGGCTCTTCGATGTCTGGGTGTTATCCGTTCCTTGTGTGGGACGTACCTTGATCCGAGTATGGATGGATTGGGCCGGCCTACGGAAGAGTCGCCGCAGACTCAGTTGGCGAGTTTGTATCCGTTGATGTGGCCGACGCTGGAGATGGCACAGCTTGATGGGGTGGACTCTATACT ACAAGAATCGACGATTATGGATTTTATGAATCAATTGCCGGGTCTAGAATGA
- a CDS encoding uncharacterized protein (COG:E;~EggNog:ENOG410PJ7Z;~InterPro:IPR005829,IPR005828,IPR020846,IPR036259;~PFAM:PF00083;~TransMembrane:7 (o28-47i117-138o158-176i183-205o217-238i258-275o281-302i);~go_component: GO:0016021 - integral component of membrane [Evidence IEA];~go_function: GO:0022857 - transmembrane transporter activity [Evidence IEA];~go_process: GO:0055085 - transmembrane transport [Evidence IEA]) — MYYLGAIVASWTSYGTQKHLNDDWTWRIPSIVQAGFPIIQIVLFWFLPESPRWLIANGHTQQAEQLLARFHTAGDVSHPLIQFEMAEIARTIEMEHSASTMRWTALVDTPGNRKRTFIAVCVGTFAQWNGVAVVSYYLTLVLDTIGVTDSDTQTLINGLLQVFNFVAAGSAALLVDRLGRRPLFLWSALGMLISFIIWTACSAVVNGDDSNQAVGRTVIAFVFIFYFHYDIAYTPLLLGYPTEIFPYSIRSKGVTVELLAVYSSLIILAFVNPIALDRIGWRYYIFFCCFDVLVLVVTWFCFPETKGHSLEEIAEVFDGRAVDLDEEKVGKRGVEHAEYVD, encoded by the exons ATGTACTACCTCGGCGCAATCGTTGCCTCCTGGACTTCCTACGGTACCCAGAAACATCTAAACGATGACTGGACCTGGCGCATTCCGTCGATCGTGCAAGCTGGATTTCCTATTATCCAGATTGTGCTTTTTTGGTTTCTGCCTGAGTCTCCCCG ATGGCTCATTGCAAACGGCCATACCCAGCAGGCGGAACAGTTACTCGCTCGCTTCCACACAGCAGGCGATGTCTCGCACCCGTTGATCCAATTCGAAATGGCCGAAATCGCCCGGACGATCGAAATGGAACATTCGGCTTCCACGATGCGCTGGACGGCACTTGTCGACACACCCGGGAATCGCAAGCGGACTTTCATCGCTGTATGCGTTGGGACGTTCGCGCAGTGGAAT GGCGTCGCCGTGGTCTCATACTACCTAACCCTCGTCCTTGACACAATCGGAGTTACAGATTCCGACACGCAAACACTCATCAACGGCCTACTACAGGTCTTCAACTTCGTCGCCGCCGGCAGCGCCGCCCTCCTCGTCGACAGACTAGGCCGTCGCCCGCTTTTTCTCTGGTCTGCGCTGGGTATGCTGATCTCCTTTATTATCTGGACAGCCTGCTCTGCAGTTGTCAACGGCGACGATAGCAACCAAGCTGTAGGCCGCACGGTAATCGCATTTGTATTCATTTTCTACTTCCACTATGATATCGCATATACACCGTTACTGCTGGGCTATCCGACTGAGATATTCCCGTACTCGATCCGGAGTAAAGGCGTGACGGTTGAGTTGTTGGCTGTGTATTCATCGCTGATTATACTAGCGTTTGTCAATCCGATTGCGCTGGATCGGATCGGGTGGAGGTATTATATCTTTTTCTGTTGCTTTGATGTGCTTGTGCTTGTTGTTACTTGGTTTTGCTTTCCGGAGACGAAGGGGCATTCGCTGGAGGAGATTGCGGAGGTTTTTGATGGACGGGCGGTCGATCTTGATGAGGAGAAGGTTGGGAAGAGGGGGGTTGAGCATGCTGAATATGTGGATTGA
- a CDS encoding uncharacterized protein (COG:E;~EggNog:ENOG410PJ7Z;~InterPro:IPR005829,IPR005828,IPR020846,IPR036259;~TransMembrane:3 (i28-47o72-95i102-126o);~go_component: GO:0016021 - integral component of membrane [Evidence IEA];~go_function: GO:0022857 - transmembrane transporter activity [Evidence IEA];~go_process: GO:0055085 - transmembrane transport [Evidence IEA]) → MKDQDIVGEALASVLPQYNKIWFRVPHLLQLNLILMIPLLSSAVAGYDGSLMNGLQSITQWQKYFGNPSGEILGVVNAAQSIGSVVSLPVVGFLSDKIGRRWTLLSGAVTIVIASAIQAASVQYGMFVFSRYAPFY, encoded by the exons ATGAAAGATCAAGATATTGTCGGCGAGGCGCTTGCCTCTGTACTTCCGCAGTACAATAAAATTTGGTTTCGGGTTCCGCATCTCCTTCAATTGAATTTAATTTTGATGATTCCGCTGCTCTCTTCTGCGGTTGCTGGATACGATG GATCATTAATGAATGGTCTTCAATCTATTACACAATGGCAGAAATACTTTGGTAATCCATCCGGCGAGATCCTGGGCGTCGTTAATGCAGCGCAATCCATTGGGAGCGTTGTCTCCCTCCCGGTTGTCGGTTTTCTGTCTGATAAGATCGGAAGACGGTGGACTTTGTTGTCGGGGGCTGTTACCATTGTTATTGCATCGGCTATTCAGGCCGCGTCGGTGCAGTATGGGATGTTTGTTTTTTCACGGTATGCTCCGTTTTATTAA
- a CDS encoding putative GTPase activating protein (Evi5) (COG:S;~EggNog:ENOG410PHRQ;~InterPro:IPR035969,IPR000195;~PFAM:PF00566), with translation MESSDSASAATSAPLQQTTPTTPITTTGQSNQNDGANTDSMVTVPLSEVQSDSEHTQPEWRLLNIPQAPADPVSPTQSDNGAKSDAGNSSRRSQCSDRGMDDEVDWAELDRTEEQEPRGEDADESTALLLARLEQENNALATNPKSGLSSHTKKRSQSLHHIKRLIKDDSRRSSIRYSQLPPPPMTELEFWAALVSDYHQTAQRLPTLTTNKIRSGVPPPLRGVVWPSLAGARDQNLLVEYQRLCGESSPYEGLIGKDIGRSFPNVEMFRDPNGEGQQMLARVLKCFSLYDTKIGYCQGLGFVVGPLLMHMTDAEAFCVLVRLMEHYNLRNCYLPDLSGLHLHVYQFQNLLARHSPTLFGHLESLHVEPVYVSQWFLSFFAVACPLPMLLRIYDIIFLEGACETLMRVALSLMQRNEKRILACTEFEDVMQLLLSRSLWDTYACHADDLVNDFVSLTSLVTKESLQTLEASYNQSQGVPTGISFPQMQQAASRFLGRFWAGSNGSTHNSVKLSPNRISTSNSSIRRSTSKQSMTSTLNSVESASDASTAPTELSAEPTQKPRAKSAMTPHKDRDLHTQIEDLLMALSDLQRQHADLSRDLQLEREEREEDQSLAKSLLHHVKERSGDEEDPAITELLTKAEERFGAADNTTPKPESATNDQTKQQLRDDLHRWKEMHQVESSRCLDLTRRIDEQEQEGSSLREQIREARSRIQDGYRDRQRLERMVRELRSIKTPISEKPPETPVDQTPWSPASDHSPTSGGLRELKLVRSNSQKTTRRTSTFSKRSSSLGLKTVLSTENNAPAPEESLLLELVNAKTAEAVAKQELEEVKGKMESLRKMVSGQQRSSGESRLSLVSGVGTGPGIAKAQTEPVNSGGFWGWGRRAVSGSQGEVEAK, from the exons ATGGAATCCTCCGACTCCGCGTCCGCCGCGACCTCCGCCCCCCTCCAGCAAACCACGCCCACTACACCGATAACAACAACCGGCCAAAGCAACCAAAACGATGGCGCGAATACTGATTCGATGGTGACGGTTCCTCTGTCCGAAGTGCAGTCTGATTCCGAACACACCCAGCCTGAATGGCGCTTGCTCAACATCCCCCAAGCACCCGCCGACCCCGTGTCACCAACCCAGAGCGACAATGGCGCCAAATCCGACGCCGGGAATTCCTCCAGGCGATCTCAATGCAGTGATCGAGGAATGGATGACGAGGTCGATTGGGCTGAGCTGGACAGAACCGAGGAACAGGAACCGCGGGGAGAGGATGCGGATGAG TCCACGGCTCTACTCCTAGCGCGACTCGAACAGGAAAACAACGCGTTGGCGACAAATCCCAAATCCGGCCTATCCTCGCACACCAAAAAGCGATCGCAGTCCCTCCACCACATCAAACGCCTGATCAAGGACGATTCGCGACGTTCATCCATCCGATACTCCCAGcttcctccccctcccatGACCGAACTCGAGTTCTGGGCCGCCTTGGTATCTGATTATCATCAGACCGCCCAGCGTCTCCCGACCTTGACAACCAACAAGATCCGGAGCGGAGTGCCACCTCCGTTGCGAGGGGTCGTGTGGCCCAGTTTGGCTGGCGCAAGAGACCAAAACCTACTGGTTGAGTACCAGCGACTATGCGGGGAGAGTAGTCCATATGAGGGGCTGATTGGGAAGGATATTGGGCGGAGTTTTCCCAACGTGGAGATGTTTCGCGATCCCAATGGTGAAGGTCAGCAGATGCTGGCGCGGGTGCTGAAGTGTTTTAGTCTTTACGATACCAAGATTGGATACTGTCAGGGTCTGGGGTTTGTCGTGGGTCCTCTCTTGATGCACATGACAGATGCAGAGGCATTCTGTGTTTTGGTTCG ACTGATGGAGCATTACAACCTGCGGAACTGCTATCTCCCTGATCTCTCCGGTCTACATCTTCACGTCTACCAATTTCAGAACCTACTTGCCCGCCATAGCCCGACCTTGTTTGGCCACCTCGAGTCACTCCATGTCGAACCGGTTTACGTGTCGCAGTGGTTCTTGTCGTTCTTTGCAGTCGCCTGTCCGTTGCCTATGCTGCTCCGGATCTAcgatatcatcttcctcgagGGAGCCTGTGAGACGTTGATGCGAGTTGCCCTGTCTTTAATGCAGCGGAACGAAAAGAGGATCTTGGCCTGCACTGAGTTTGAGGACGTCATGCAGCTTCTGCTGTCGCGAAGCTTGTGGGATAC ATATGCCTGCCACGCCGATGATCTGGTCAACGACTTTGTCTCCCTCACTTCCTTAGTCACCAAGGAAAGCCTGCAGACCCTGGAAGCCAGTTACAACCAATCCCAAGGCGTCCCAACCGGCATCTCATTCCCCCAGATGCAGCAGGCGGCTTCCCGATTCTTGGGCCGATTCTGGGCCGGCTCCAACGGCAGCACGCACAATTCCGTCAAACTCAGTCCTAACCGCATCAGCACATCTAACTCGTCAATCCGCCGCTCGACATCGAAGCAGAGTATGACTTCCACCCTCAACTCAGTTGAGTCTGCATCCGATGCCAGCACAGCCCCGACAGAGCTGTCCGCCGAACCCACACAGAAACCGCGTGCGAAATCCGCCATGACACCTCACAAGGACCGCGACTTGCATACGCAGATCGAGGACTTGCTGATGGCGCTCAGTGACCTGCAACGGCAACACGCAGACCTCAGTCGGGATCTGCAACTGGAGCGAGAAGAGCGCGAGGAGGACCAATCTCTAGCGAAATCGCTGCTGCACCATGTCAAGGAGCGCTCaggcgatgaagaagatcctGCAATCACAGAACTCCTCACCAAAGCAGAAGAACGCTTCGGCGCAGCAGACAATACCACCCCCAAGCCCGAATCCGCAACAAACGACCAAACAAAGCAACAGCTTCGCGACGATCTCCACCGCTGGAAAGAAATGCACCAAGTCGAATCCAGCCGCTGCCTAGACCTCACCCGCCGCATCGACgaacaagaacaagaaggctCTTCCCTCCGCGAACAAATCCGCGAAGCACGCAGCCGCATCCAGGACGGCTACCGCGACCGCCAACGCCTAGAACGAATGGTCCGCGAACTGCGCTCCATAAAAACACCTATTTCTGAAAAACCACCCGAAACACCAGTCGACCAAACACCCTGGTCCCCTGCAAGTGACCACTCCCCGACAAGCGGTGGCCTGCGCGAACTAAAACTGGTCCGCAGCAATTCCCAGAAAACAACCCGCCGCACATCAACATTCAGCAAGCGCTCCAGCAGTCTGGGCCTGAAAACCGTCCTCTCAACGGAGAACAACGCCCCTGCCCCCGAGGAATCCCTGCTTCTCGAACTCGTCAACGCCAAGACAGCCGAGGCCGTCGCTAAGCAGGAACTCGAGGAAGTCAAGGGCAAAATGGAATCCTTACGCAAGATGGTCAGCGGCCAGCAGCGGTCGTCTGGCGAGTCACGCTTATCCTTAGTATCAGGTGTAGGCACGGGGCCGGGGATTGCGAAGGCGCAGACTGAGCCGGTGAATTCGGGGGGATTCTGGGGGTGGGGACGGCGTGCGGTGTCAGGGAGTCAGGGGGAGGTGGAAGCTAAGTGA